The following coding sequences are from one Maniola jurtina chromosome 14, ilManJurt1.1, whole genome shotgun sequence window:
- the LOC123871878 gene encoding protein Gawky isoform X3, which produces MSNVSVILCVPHLIKDNCYSNIDTVTEPMQCNYSTSMSVVITNKFGAYKRVEEKNESQRVSVKMVDNNIYNVEFVDSIQQNQMIGDTPNYCIPLKINAITVQGISYSDPYFSSFNLNYKMALGAPEYMNKSDYAFKSSVCIIQDEPCTDKTLLKHMSAHKMICKTNTRINMSYDKSLETDHDNKVKHVSIETPKQPHKVKTFANGELTFDAMVELLDKENEILIELRKTEGANSWGVPRRLRLVGGGESSLNAASGWGSPPASNNAANWGGNSSGQTNNGTNNTQQWNNTQRPPTSQADSTNNAANANGNGANPASTNGPSSNGSNGNSNNNSSAKIEQLNSMREALYSQDGWGGQHVNQDTNWDVPGSPEPGSKVEPATAGAQPAWKPSINNGAFLGTDLWEANLRNGGQPPPQPASKTPWGHTPTTNIGGTWGEDDDAADTGNVWTGAPPPQQWPAGPPQHTQQWAVPKKDDWNAWGEPHRPSDPRLDPHRTPDPRQQPADPRHDLRGGISGRLNGDMWSQHHQHPSGPNKMMPASSVNQWGAQGPKEPIKSSGWEEPSPPAARRTGTGFDDGTSLWQRGMGGMSRGAPQGPPASQRIAPAPTKPDAVWGAHSQRNGSWEEPHATGWGERDVPAWPDASGPALWPVPKPKPSGPAAWPDDIGEWGGPKPPQSAMPHGKQLPKEMVWNSKQFRYLVELGYKKEDVEAALRSRDMNAEEALEALVAARGDGWRRDDHFHHGPFQPQPTVPSVPPAVVQKLLNQPPPPSVQHHPSYNPNSGTGSSGQPSTAQLRMLVQQIQMAVSAGYLNHQILNQPLAPQTLVLLNQLLQQIKVLQHLVQQHTLAIPKPNSSVAMQFSMQITKAKQQITGLQNQIANQQALYMQKQQTGGSDLFKQSHDPLAPLHNNFSDLNIKDSQSAYGPGNQQSRLTQWKLPSLDKDGEGTDFSRAPGTAKSATSPQLGQIGLQPESTWGMGRASEGWGDSGADVADGKDTWPSHATHPPAYDLVPEFEPGKPWKGNQMKNVEDDPAMTPGSVRSPLSLPSSIKDTDMLGGKTSPPGGERSLSSSTWSYAPPATSAGALKPMDAWSAKPRPAPPGLAKWPQHHVNSRPVTSWQASTWLLLKNLTAQIDGSTLKTLCLQHGPLQNFHLYLNQGLALARYATREEAAKAQMALNNCVLSNTTIFAESPAESEVQMILQHLGQGGGGAWRGGGGGAKDGWGGGFPGLWPEQHEQRATPSSLNSFLPPDLLGGESI; this is translated from the exons ATGTCTAATGTTTCTGTAATATTATGTGTTCCACATTTAATTAAGGATAATTGTTATTCCAATATTGATACTGTTACCGAACCAATGCAATGTAATTACTCCACCTCCATGTCGGTGGTGATCACAAATAAATTTGGTGCTTATAAGCGAGTCGAAGAGAAGAATGAAAGTCAGCGAGTTAGTGTAAAAatggtagataataatatttataatgtagaGTTTGTTGATAGTATCCAACAAAACCAAATGATTGGCGATACGCCTAACTACTGCATTCCTTTAAAGATTAACGCCATAACAGTCCAGGGTATCTCATACAGTGACCCGTATTTCAGTAGCTTTAACTTAAACTATAAGATGGCGTTGGGAGCGCCGGAGTATATGAACAAGTCTGATTACGCTTTTAAATCCTCAGTTTGTATTATACAAGATGAGCCTTGCACGGACAAGACGCTACTAAAACATATGTCTGCTCATAAAATGATATGTAAAACGAACACTCGAATCAATATGTCTTACGACAAGTCTCTTGAAACCGACCATGACAATAAAGTGAAGCATGTTAGTATTGAAACACCAAAGCAACCACACAAAGTGAAGACTTTTGCCAACGGTGAGCTAACATTCGATGCAATGGTGGAGTTGCTTGATAAGGAGAATGAGATCCTCATAGAATTGAGGAAGACTGAAGGTGCGAACTCATGGGGAGTCCCACGCAGATTACGGCTGGTTGGTGGCGGAGAGAGCTCACTCAATGCTGCCAGTGGCTGGGGCAGCCCGCCTGCATCTAATAATG CTGCGAATTGGGGTGGTAATTCCAGTGGCCAAACAAATAACGGAACTAATAATACTCAACAGTGGAACAACACCCAGCGGCCGCCCACTTCCCAAGCTGACA GCACAAACAATGCTGCCAACGCTAACGGCAATGGTGCCAACCCCGCGAGCACAAACGGGCCGTCTTCGAATGGCAGTAACGGGAATTCGAATAACAATTCCTCGGCGAAAATAGAACAGCTGAACTCCATGCGAGAGGCGTTGTACAGCCAGGATGGCTGGGGAGGC CAACACGTGAACCAAGATACTAATTGGGATGTGCCTGGGTCCCCCGAACCGGGTTCGAAAGTTGAGCCTGCCACCGCTGGAGCCCAACCGGCTTGGAAGCCGAGTATTAATAATGGTGCTTTTCTCGGAACTGATCTTTGGGAGGCTAATTTGAGGAACGGGGGACAGCCTCCGCCGCAGCCCGCTTCGAAGACTCCATGGGGACACACCCCTACGACGAATATCGGGGGCACATGGGGCGAAGATGATGACGCTGCGGATACTGGGAACGTTTGGACGGGGGCTCCTCCTCCCCAGCAATGGCCGGCTGGACCTCCCCAACATACGCAGCAATGGGCAGTACCGAAGAAAGACGACTGGAATGCTTGGGGTGAACCTCACAGGCCTTCTGACCCGAGACTGGACCCTCATCGTACTCCAGACCCGAGGCAGCAGCCCGCGGACCCGCGCCATGACTTGCGCGGAGGAATCTCGGGGCGACTCAATGGAGATATGTGGAGCCAGCATCATCAACATCCTAGCGGGCCTAataagatgatgcccgctaGCAGTGTTAACCAATGGGGTGCACAG GGCCCCAAAGAACCGATCAAGTCATCTGGATGGGAAGAGCCCTCCCCACCAGCGGCGCGTCGTACCGGCACCGGTTTTGACGACGGCACATCACTATGGCAACGCGGTATGGGCGGCATGTCTCGAGGAGCACCCCAAGGCCCGCCCGCATCCCAAAGAATCGCACCCGCACCCACCAAGCCTGATGCGGTGTGGGGAGCCCATTCCCAGAGAAACGGGTCCTGGGAGGAACCTCACGCCACTGGATGGGGGGAAAGAGACGTCCCTGCTTGGCCCGATGCGTCTGGCCCAGCTCTATGGCCAGTCCCTAAGCCAAAACCCAGTGGACCTGCTGCCTGGCCTGATGACATTGGAGAGTGGGGTGGACCCAAGCCTCCTCAGAGCGCAATGCCCCATGGCAAGCAGCTGCCCAAGGAGATGGTGTGGAACAGCAAGCAGTTTAG ATACCTCGTCGAGTTGGGCTACAAGAAGGAAGATGTGGAGGCAGCGCTCCGCAGCCGCGACATGAATGCCGAGGAAGCCTTGGAAGCACTAGTAGCCGCACGTGGAGATGGCTGGAGACGTGACGACCATTTCCACCACGGGCCCTTCCAGCCACAGCCCACCGTGCCTTCGGTGCCGCCCGCTGTCGTGCAGAAGCTGCTCAACCAGCCACCACCGCCTTCCGTGCAGCATCATCCCTCTTACAACCCGAATAG TGGAACAGGAAGCAGCGGTCAGCCTAGCACGGCTCAACTGCGCATGCTCGTGCAACAGATCCAAATGGCCGTCTCTGCCGGGTACTTGAACCACCAGATCTTGAACCAACCGCTGGCGCCACAGACTCTGGTCCTGCTTAACCAGCTACTGCAGCAA ATCAAAGTGCTGCAGCACCTGGTACAGCAGCACACGCTGGCCATACCGAAGCCGAACTCGTCCGTCGCGATGCAGTTTTCTATGCAGATTACGAAGGCCAAGCAACAGATTACTGGTCTCCAG aaCCAAATAGCAAACCAGCAAGCGCTATACATGCAGAAGCAACAAACCGGTGGCAGCGACTTGTTCAAGCAGAGTCATGACCCACTCGCGCCGCTGCATAACAACTTCAGTGACTTGAACATTAAAGACTCACAATCC GCGTACGGCCCCGGCAACCAGCAGTCACGCTTGACCCAGTGGAAGCTGCCGTCTCTGGACAAAGACGGCGAAGGAACCGACTTCAGCCGCGCACCTGGCACGGCTAAGTCTGCCACCAGCCCGCAGCTCGGCCAGATTGGCCTGCAACCTGAGTC TACATGGGGCATGGGCCGCGCGTCAGAAGGCTGGGGCGATTCTGGCGCAGACGTGGCTGACGGCAAGGACACCTGGCCATCCCACGCCACTCACCCGCCTGCTTATGATCTGGTGCCCGAGTTCGAGCCAGGCAAGCCCTGGAAG GGCAACCAAATGAAGAACGTGGAAGACGACCCGGCTATGACCCCGGGCTCAGTCCGTTCTCCACTCTCACTGCCCAGTAGTATAAAAGACACTGACATGCTGGGAGGCAAGACGTCCCCACCAGGGGGTGAGAGGTCCCTATCCTCATCCACCTGGAGTTATGCACCCCCCGCCACGTCCGCTGGGGCTCTGAAGCCCATGGACGCGTGGAGCGCCAAGCCTCGCCCTGCTCCACCAGGCTTGGCCAAGTGGCCTCAACACCACGTGAACTCACGCCCTGTGACGTCTTGGCAAGCGTCCACTTGGCTGCTTTTGAAGAACCTCACTGCTCAG ATCGACGGCTCGACTCTGAAGACCCTGTGCCTGCAGCATGGGCCTCTACAGAATTTCCACCTATATTTGAACCAGGGACTGGCACTGGCACGCTACGCGACGCGCGAGGAGGCTGCTAAG GCCCAGATGGCGTTGAACAACTGCGTTTTGAGCAACACTACGATCTTCGCGGAATCGCCCGCCGAGTCTGAGGTGCAGATGATTTTGCAGCACCTCGGCCAGGGCGGCGGAGGCGCctggcgcggcggcggcggcggcgccaaG GACGGCTGGGGTGGTGGTTTTCCTGGCTTATGGCCGGAACAGCACGAGCAACGTGCAACACCCTCCTCTCTCAACTCGTTCCTGCCGCCGGACCTCCTCGGCGGGGAGTCCATCTAA
- the LOC123871878 gene encoding protein Gawky isoform X4: MSNVSVILCVPHLIKDNCYSNIDTVTEPMQCNYSTSMSVVITNKFGAYKRVEEKNESQRVSVKMVDNNIYNVEFVDSIQQNQMIGDTPNYCIPLKINAITVQGISYSDPYFSSFNLNYKMALGAPEYMNKSDYAFKSSVCIIQDEPCTDKTLLKHMSAHKMICKTNTRINMSYDKSLETDHDNKVKHVSIETPKQPHKVKTFANGELTFDAMVELLDKENEILIELRKTEGANSWGVPRRLRLVGGGESSLNAASGWGSPPASNNGTNNAANANGNGANPASTNGPSSNGSNGNSNNNSSAKIEQLNSMREALYSQDGWGGQHVNQDTNWDVPGSPEPGSKVEPATAGAQPAWKPSINNGAFLGTDLWEANLRNGGQPPPQPASKTPWGHTPTTNIGGTWGEDDDAADTGNVWTGAPPPQQWPAGPPQHTQQWAVPKKDDWNAWGEPHRPSDPRLDPHRTPDPRQQPADPRHDLRGGISGRLNGDMWSQHHQHPSGPNKMMPASSVNQWGAQGPKEPIKSSGWEEPSPPAARRTGTGFDDGTSLWQRGMGGMSRGAPQGPPASQRIAPAPTKPDAVWGAHSQRNGSWEEPHATGWGERDVPAWPDASGPALWPVPKPKPSGPAAWPDDIGEWGGPKPPQSAMPHGKQLPKEMVWNSKQFRYLVELGYKKEDVEAALRSRDMNAEEALEALVAARGDGWRRDDHFHHGPFQPQPTVPSVPPAVVQKLLNQPPPPSVQHHPSYNPNSGTGSSGQPSTAQLRMLVQQIQMAVSAGYLNHQILNQPLAPQTLVLLNQLLQQIKVLQHLVQQHTLAIPKPNSSVAMQFSMQITKAKQQITGLQNQIANQQALYMQKQQTGGSDLFKQSHDPLAPLHNNFSDLNIKDSQSAYGPGNQQSRLTQWKLPSLDKDGEGTDFSRAPGTAKSATSPQLGQIGLQPESTWGMGRASEGWGDSGADVADGKDTWPSHATHPPAYDLVPEFEPGKPWKGNQMKNVEDDPAMTPGSVRSPLSLPSSIKDTDMLGGKTSPPGGERSLSSSTWSYAPPATSAGALKPMDAWSAKPRPAPPGLAKWPQHHVNSRPVTSWQASTWLLLKNLTAQIDGSTLKTLCLQHGPLQNFHLYLNQGLALARYATREEAAKAQMALNNCVLSNTTIFAESPAESEVQMILQHLGQGGGGAWRGGGGGAKDGWGGGFPGLWPEQHEQRATPSSLNSFLPPDLLGGESI, encoded by the exons ATGTCTAATGTTTCTGTAATATTATGTGTTCCACATTTAATTAAGGATAATTGTTATTCCAATATTGATACTGTTACCGAACCAATGCAATGTAATTACTCCACCTCCATGTCGGTGGTGATCACAAATAAATTTGGTGCTTATAAGCGAGTCGAAGAGAAGAATGAAAGTCAGCGAGTTAGTGTAAAAatggtagataataatatttataatgtagaGTTTGTTGATAGTATCCAACAAAACCAAATGATTGGCGATACGCCTAACTACTGCATTCCTTTAAAGATTAACGCCATAACAGTCCAGGGTATCTCATACAGTGACCCGTATTTCAGTAGCTTTAACTTAAACTATAAGATGGCGTTGGGAGCGCCGGAGTATATGAACAAGTCTGATTACGCTTTTAAATCCTCAGTTTGTATTATACAAGATGAGCCTTGCACGGACAAGACGCTACTAAAACATATGTCTGCTCATAAAATGATATGTAAAACGAACACTCGAATCAATATGTCTTACGACAAGTCTCTTGAAACCGACCATGACAATAAAGTGAAGCATGTTAGTATTGAAACACCAAAGCAACCACACAAAGTGAAGACTTTTGCCAACGGTGAGCTAACATTCGATGCAATGGTGGAGTTGCTTGATAAGGAGAATGAGATCCTCATAGAATTGAGGAAGACTGAAGGTGCGAACTCATGGGGAGTCCCACGCAGATTACGGCTGGTTGGTGGCGGAGAGAGCTCACTCAATGCTGCCAGTGGCTGGGGCAGCCCGCCTGCATCTAATAATG GCACAAACAATGCTGCCAACGCTAACGGCAATGGTGCCAACCCCGCGAGCACAAACGGGCCGTCTTCGAATGGCAGTAACGGGAATTCGAATAACAATTCCTCGGCGAAAATAGAACAGCTGAACTCCATGCGAGAGGCGTTGTACAGCCAGGATGGCTGGGGAGGC CAACACGTGAACCAAGATACTAATTGGGATGTGCCTGGGTCCCCCGAACCGGGTTCGAAAGTTGAGCCTGCCACCGCTGGAGCCCAACCGGCTTGGAAGCCGAGTATTAATAATGGTGCTTTTCTCGGAACTGATCTTTGGGAGGCTAATTTGAGGAACGGGGGACAGCCTCCGCCGCAGCCCGCTTCGAAGACTCCATGGGGACACACCCCTACGACGAATATCGGGGGCACATGGGGCGAAGATGATGACGCTGCGGATACTGGGAACGTTTGGACGGGGGCTCCTCCTCCCCAGCAATGGCCGGCTGGACCTCCCCAACATACGCAGCAATGGGCAGTACCGAAGAAAGACGACTGGAATGCTTGGGGTGAACCTCACAGGCCTTCTGACCCGAGACTGGACCCTCATCGTACTCCAGACCCGAGGCAGCAGCCCGCGGACCCGCGCCATGACTTGCGCGGAGGAATCTCGGGGCGACTCAATGGAGATATGTGGAGCCAGCATCATCAACATCCTAGCGGGCCTAataagatgatgcccgctaGCAGTGTTAACCAATGGGGTGCACAG GGCCCCAAAGAACCGATCAAGTCATCTGGATGGGAAGAGCCCTCCCCACCAGCGGCGCGTCGTACCGGCACCGGTTTTGACGACGGCACATCACTATGGCAACGCGGTATGGGCGGCATGTCTCGAGGAGCACCCCAAGGCCCGCCCGCATCCCAAAGAATCGCACCCGCACCCACCAAGCCTGATGCGGTGTGGGGAGCCCATTCCCAGAGAAACGGGTCCTGGGAGGAACCTCACGCCACTGGATGGGGGGAAAGAGACGTCCCTGCTTGGCCCGATGCGTCTGGCCCAGCTCTATGGCCAGTCCCTAAGCCAAAACCCAGTGGACCTGCTGCCTGGCCTGATGACATTGGAGAGTGGGGTGGACCCAAGCCTCCTCAGAGCGCAATGCCCCATGGCAAGCAGCTGCCCAAGGAGATGGTGTGGAACAGCAAGCAGTTTAG ATACCTCGTCGAGTTGGGCTACAAGAAGGAAGATGTGGAGGCAGCGCTCCGCAGCCGCGACATGAATGCCGAGGAAGCCTTGGAAGCACTAGTAGCCGCACGTGGAGATGGCTGGAGACGTGACGACCATTTCCACCACGGGCCCTTCCAGCCACAGCCCACCGTGCCTTCGGTGCCGCCCGCTGTCGTGCAGAAGCTGCTCAACCAGCCACCACCGCCTTCCGTGCAGCATCATCCCTCTTACAACCCGAATAG TGGAACAGGAAGCAGCGGTCAGCCTAGCACGGCTCAACTGCGCATGCTCGTGCAACAGATCCAAATGGCCGTCTCTGCCGGGTACTTGAACCACCAGATCTTGAACCAACCGCTGGCGCCACAGACTCTGGTCCTGCTTAACCAGCTACTGCAGCAA ATCAAAGTGCTGCAGCACCTGGTACAGCAGCACACGCTGGCCATACCGAAGCCGAACTCGTCCGTCGCGATGCAGTTTTCTATGCAGATTACGAAGGCCAAGCAACAGATTACTGGTCTCCAG aaCCAAATAGCAAACCAGCAAGCGCTATACATGCAGAAGCAACAAACCGGTGGCAGCGACTTGTTCAAGCAGAGTCATGACCCACTCGCGCCGCTGCATAACAACTTCAGTGACTTGAACATTAAAGACTCACAATCC GCGTACGGCCCCGGCAACCAGCAGTCACGCTTGACCCAGTGGAAGCTGCCGTCTCTGGACAAAGACGGCGAAGGAACCGACTTCAGCCGCGCACCTGGCACGGCTAAGTCTGCCACCAGCCCGCAGCTCGGCCAGATTGGCCTGCAACCTGAGTC TACATGGGGCATGGGCCGCGCGTCAGAAGGCTGGGGCGATTCTGGCGCAGACGTGGCTGACGGCAAGGACACCTGGCCATCCCACGCCACTCACCCGCCTGCTTATGATCTGGTGCCCGAGTTCGAGCCAGGCAAGCCCTGGAAG GGCAACCAAATGAAGAACGTGGAAGACGACCCGGCTATGACCCCGGGCTCAGTCCGTTCTCCACTCTCACTGCCCAGTAGTATAAAAGACACTGACATGCTGGGAGGCAAGACGTCCCCACCAGGGGGTGAGAGGTCCCTATCCTCATCCACCTGGAGTTATGCACCCCCCGCCACGTCCGCTGGGGCTCTGAAGCCCATGGACGCGTGGAGCGCCAAGCCTCGCCCTGCTCCACCAGGCTTGGCCAAGTGGCCTCAACACCACGTGAACTCACGCCCTGTGACGTCTTGGCAAGCGTCCACTTGGCTGCTTTTGAAGAACCTCACTGCTCAG ATCGACGGCTCGACTCTGAAGACCCTGTGCCTGCAGCATGGGCCTCTACAGAATTTCCACCTATATTTGAACCAGGGACTGGCACTGGCACGCTACGCGACGCGCGAGGAGGCTGCTAAG GCCCAGATGGCGTTGAACAACTGCGTTTTGAGCAACACTACGATCTTCGCGGAATCGCCCGCCGAGTCTGAGGTGCAGATGATTTTGCAGCACCTCGGCCAGGGCGGCGGAGGCGCctggcgcggcggcggcggcggcgccaaG GACGGCTGGGGTGGTGGTTTTCCTGGCTTATGGCCGGAACAGCACGAGCAACGTGCAACACCCTCCTCTCTCAACTCGTTCCTGCCGCCGGACCTCCTCGGCGGGGAGTCCATCTAA